Genomic DNA from Acuticoccus sp. MNP-M23:
CATCGCCTACCTGAAGATGGCGCTGGACAAGACCGCCGAATGTGGCGCCATCGCGTTCACCGGCGTCACCTTCGGCGGCATCGGCGAGCGCACGGGCCATCCGCCCACCGAGGCCGAGCAGGACGATGTCGCCCGTGCGCTGAAGGTCGCGGCGGACTACGCAAAGAGCAAGGGCCTCGCATTCGGCATCGAGGCGGTGAACCGCTACGAGAACCACATCCTCAACACCGGCTGGCAGACCCGCGACATGATCGAGAAGGTCGGTTCGGACAATCTCTTCGCCCACCTCGACACCTATCACATGAACATCGAGGAGAAGGGCCTTGCCAACGGCATCCTCGATTGCCGCGAGCACCTTCGCTACATCCATCTCTCGGAGTCCGACCGCGGCGTGCCGGGGGCTGGCACCATCGGCTGGAACGAGGTTTTTGCCGCCCTCGCCGCCATCGGCTACAAGGGCGGGATGGCCATGGAAAGCTTCATCAATCTGCCGCCGCGCATCGGGTCCGCGCTCTCGGTCTGGCGGCCGGTGGCAGACAGTGCAGAACAGGTGATGGCCGAGGGCCTGCCGTTCCTGCGCAACATGGCGCATCAGTACCGGCTGATCTGATGCGCACCCTTGGCGCCGATGCGTTCACCGCCGAACTTGTGACGCTTGCCGGTCAGCTGACCGGCGGCGA
This window encodes:
- a CDS encoding sugar phosphate isomerase/epimerase; the protein is MKGFGVHTSLWSIDWTRDAAEYAIAEAQKHPIDFIEIALLDPPSVDAPHTAALLDKAEMTAVCSLGLPEEAWPSRDPEAGIAYLKMALDKTAECGAIAFTGVTFGGIGERTGHPPTEAEQDDVARALKVAADYAKSKGLAFGIEAVNRYENHILNTGWQTRDMIEKVGSDNLFAHLDTYHMNIEEKGLANGILDCREHLRYIHLSESDRGVPGAGTIGWNEVFAALAAIGYKGGMAMESFINLPPRIGSALSVWRPVADSAEQVMAEGLPFLRNMAHQYRLI